The following proteins are co-located in the Vigna angularis cultivar LongXiaoDou No.4 chromosome 2, ASM1680809v1, whole genome shotgun sequence genome:
- the LOC108326875 gene encoding AP2-like ethylene-responsive transcription factor At2g41710 isoform X3, translating into MASSSSDPGKSAETSEAAVPTDQLLLYRGLKKAKKERGCTAKERISKMPPCAAGKRSSIYRGVTRHRWTGRYEAHLWDKSTWNQNQNKKGKQVYLGAYDDEEAAARAYDLAALKYWGPGTLINFPVTDYTRDLEEMQNVSREEYLASLRRKSSGFSRGLSKYRGLSSRWESSYGRISGSDYFNSMHYGAGDDSAAESEYVSGFCIERKIDLTSHIKWWGSNKTRHSDSGTRLSSEEKKLGSAGDICSELKQLEQKVQPTEPYQMPQLGRPHNEKKQRSSSVSALRILSQSAAYKSLQEKASKRQENSIDNDENENKNTVNKLDHGKAVEKPSNHDGGSDRLDIAMGMSGTMPLQRNIYPLTPFLSAPLLTAYNTVDPMVDPVLWTSLVPVLPAGLSRTDEVTKTETSSTYTMFQPEE; encoded by the exons ATGGCTTCGTCTTCCTCCGATCCCGGAAAGTCTGCGGAGACGTCGGAAGCGGCGGTGCCAACTGATCAGCTCTTGCTCTACCGAGGATTGAAGAAAGCGAAGAAGGAGAGAGGTTGCACCGCCAAAGAGCGAATCAGCAAAATGCCTCCCTGCGCAGCTGGAAAACGTAGCTCTATATACCGCGGCGTCACCAG GCATAGGTGGACTGGTCGTTATGAAGCTCATCTTTGGGATAAGAGTACGTGGAATCAGAATCAGAATAAGAAGGGAAAACaag TTTACTTGG GGGCATATGATGACGAGGAAGCAGCTGCTAGAGCTTATGATCTTGCTGCTCTCAAATACTGGGGTCCAGGGACTCTCATTAACTTTCCA GTGACTGATTATACAAGAGATCTTGAAGAAATGCAGAATGTGTCGAGAGAAGAGTACCTTGCATCTTTACGGCG GAAGAGCAGTGGTTTTTCTAGAGGACTATCAAAATATCGTGGACTCTCCAG TCGGTGGGAGTCGTCATATGGCCGCATATCTGGATCTGATTACTTCAATAGCATGCATTATG GTGCAGGGGATGATTCAGCAGCAGAAAGTGAATATGTAAGTGGTTTCTGCATAGAAAGAAAGATTGATTTAACAAGTCACATCAAATGGTGGGGATCTAATAAGACTCGACATTCTGACTCTGGGACAAGATTATCATCGGAAGAAAAAAAGCTTGGTTCTGCTGGAGATATTTGCAGTGAGCTAAAGCAATTGGAACAGAAAGTTCAACCTACAGAACCTTATCAGATGCCACAGTTAGGAAGGCCACACAATGAGAAAAAGCAAAGAAGTTCTTCAGTCTCTGCCTTAAGGATTCTTTCTCAATCTGCTGCTTACAAGAGCTTGCAGGAGAAAGCGTCAAAGAGACAGGAAAATAGTATTGATAACGAtgagaatgaaaacaaaaatacagtcaACAAATTGGATCATGGAAAGGCAGTTGAGAAACCATCAAATCATGATGGAGGCAGTGATCGGCTTGACATTGCAATGGGAATGAGTGGGACAATGCCTCTTCAAAGAAATATCTACCCTTTGACGCCATTCTTGTCAGCACCACTTTTGACAGCTTACAATACTGTTGATCCAATGGTAGATCCTGTTCTCTGGACATCTCTTGTTCCCGTACTTCCTGCCGGCCTTTCTCGTACAGATGAG GTTACCAAGACAGAGACCAGTTCAACGTACACAATGTTTCAGCCAGAGGAATGA
- the LOC108326875 gene encoding AP2-like ethylene-responsive transcription factor At2g41710 isoform X1, which yields MASSSSDPGKSAETSEAAVPTDQLLLYRGLKKAKKERGCTAKERISKMPPCAAGKRSSIYRGVTRHRWTGRYEAHLWDKSTWNQNQNKKGKQVYLGAYDDEEAAARAYDLAALKYWGPGTLINFPVTDYTRDLEEMQNVSREEYLASLRRKSSGFSRGLSKYRGLSSYICGASSSLLCYTATDFMICRWESSYGRISGSDYFNSMHYGAGDDSAAESEYVSGFCIERKIDLTSHIKWWGSNKTRHSDSGTRLSSEEKKLGSAGDICSELKQLEQKVQPTEPYQMPQLGRPHNEKKQRSSSVSALRILSQSAAYKSLQEKASKRQENSIDNDENENKNTVNKLDHGKAVEKPSNHDGGSDRLDIAMGMSGTMPLQRNIYPLTPFLSAPLLTAYNTVDPMVDPVLWTSLVPVLPAGLSRTDEVTKTETSSTYTMFQPEE from the exons ATGGCTTCGTCTTCCTCCGATCCCGGAAAGTCTGCGGAGACGTCGGAAGCGGCGGTGCCAACTGATCAGCTCTTGCTCTACCGAGGATTGAAGAAAGCGAAGAAGGAGAGAGGTTGCACCGCCAAAGAGCGAATCAGCAAAATGCCTCCCTGCGCAGCTGGAAAACGTAGCTCTATATACCGCGGCGTCACCAG GCATAGGTGGACTGGTCGTTATGAAGCTCATCTTTGGGATAAGAGTACGTGGAATCAGAATCAGAATAAGAAGGGAAAACaag TTTACTTGG GGGCATATGATGACGAGGAAGCAGCTGCTAGAGCTTATGATCTTGCTGCTCTCAAATACTGGGGTCCAGGGACTCTCATTAACTTTCCA GTGACTGATTATACAAGAGATCTTGAAGAAATGCAGAATGTGTCGAGAGAAGAGTACCTTGCATCTTTACGGCG GAAGAGCAGTGGTTTTTCTAGAGGACTATCAAAATATCGTGGACTCTCCAG CTATATATGTGGAGCTAGTTCTTCTCTGCTTTGCTACACAGCTACAGATTTTATGATCTG TCGGTGGGAGTCGTCATATGGCCGCATATCTGGATCTGATTACTTCAATAGCATGCATTATG GTGCAGGGGATGATTCAGCAGCAGAAAGTGAATATGTAAGTGGTTTCTGCATAGAAAGAAAGATTGATTTAACAAGTCACATCAAATGGTGGGGATCTAATAAGACTCGACATTCTGACTCTGGGACAAGATTATCATCGGAAGAAAAAAAGCTTGGTTCTGCTGGAGATATTTGCAGTGAGCTAAAGCAATTGGAACAGAAAGTTCAACCTACAGAACCTTATCAGATGCCACAGTTAGGAAGGCCACACAATGAGAAAAAGCAAAGAAGTTCTTCAGTCTCTGCCTTAAGGATTCTTTCTCAATCTGCTGCTTACAAGAGCTTGCAGGAGAAAGCGTCAAAGAGACAGGAAAATAGTATTGATAACGAtgagaatgaaaacaaaaatacagtcaACAAATTGGATCATGGAAAGGCAGTTGAGAAACCATCAAATCATGATGGAGGCAGTGATCGGCTTGACATTGCAATGGGAATGAGTGGGACAATGCCTCTTCAAAGAAATATCTACCCTTTGACGCCATTCTTGTCAGCACCACTTTTGACAGCTTACAATACTGTTGATCCAATGGTAGATCCTGTTCTCTGGACATCTCTTGTTCCCGTACTTCCTGCCGGCCTTTCTCGTACAGATGAG GTTACCAAGACAGAGACCAGTTCAACGTACACAATGTTTCAGCCAGAGGAATGA
- the LOC108326875 gene encoding AP2-like ethylene-responsive transcription factor At2g41710 isoform X4 — MASSSSDPGKSAETSEAAVPTDQLLLYRGLKKAKKERGCTAKERISKMPPCAAGKRSSIYRGVTRHRWTGRYEAHLWDKSTWNQNQNKKGKQVYLGAYDDEEAAARAYDLAALKYWGPGTLINFPVTDYTRDLEEMQNVSREEYLASLRRKSSGFSRGLSKYRGLSSRWESSYGRISGSDYFNSMHYGDDSAAESEYVSGFCIERKIDLTSHIKWWGSNKTRHSDSGTRLSSEEKKLGSAGDICSELKQLEQKVQPTEPYQMPQLGRPHNEKKQRSSSVSALRILSQSAAYKSLQEKASKRQENSIDNDENENKNTVNKLDHGKAVEKPSNHDGGSDRLDIAMGMSGTMPLQRNIYPLTPFLSAPLLTAYNTVDPMVDPVLWTSLVPVLPAGLSRTDEVTKTETSSTYTMFQPEE, encoded by the exons ATGGCTTCGTCTTCCTCCGATCCCGGAAAGTCTGCGGAGACGTCGGAAGCGGCGGTGCCAACTGATCAGCTCTTGCTCTACCGAGGATTGAAGAAAGCGAAGAAGGAGAGAGGTTGCACCGCCAAAGAGCGAATCAGCAAAATGCCTCCCTGCGCAGCTGGAAAACGTAGCTCTATATACCGCGGCGTCACCAG GCATAGGTGGACTGGTCGTTATGAAGCTCATCTTTGGGATAAGAGTACGTGGAATCAGAATCAGAATAAGAAGGGAAAACaag TTTACTTGG GGGCATATGATGACGAGGAAGCAGCTGCTAGAGCTTATGATCTTGCTGCTCTCAAATACTGGGGTCCAGGGACTCTCATTAACTTTCCA GTGACTGATTATACAAGAGATCTTGAAGAAATGCAGAATGTGTCGAGAGAAGAGTACCTTGCATCTTTACGGCG GAAGAGCAGTGGTTTTTCTAGAGGACTATCAAAATATCGTGGACTCTCCAG TCGGTGGGAGTCGTCATATGGCCGCATATCTGGATCTGATTACTTCAATAGCATGCATTATG GGGATGATTCAGCAGCAGAAAGTGAATATGTAAGTGGTTTCTGCATAGAAAGAAAGATTGATTTAACAAGTCACATCAAATGGTGGGGATCTAATAAGACTCGACATTCTGACTCTGGGACAAGATTATCATCGGAAGAAAAAAAGCTTGGTTCTGCTGGAGATATTTGCAGTGAGCTAAAGCAATTGGAACAGAAAGTTCAACCTACAGAACCTTATCAGATGCCACAGTTAGGAAGGCCACACAATGAGAAAAAGCAAAGAAGTTCTTCAGTCTCTGCCTTAAGGATTCTTTCTCAATCTGCTGCTTACAAGAGCTTGCAGGAGAAAGCGTCAAAGAGACAGGAAAATAGTATTGATAACGAtgagaatgaaaacaaaaatacagtcaACAAATTGGATCATGGAAAGGCAGTTGAGAAACCATCAAATCATGATGGAGGCAGTGATCGGCTTGACATTGCAATGGGAATGAGTGGGACAATGCCTCTTCAAAGAAATATCTACCCTTTGACGCCATTCTTGTCAGCACCACTTTTGACAGCTTACAATACTGTTGATCCAATGGTAGATCCTGTTCTCTGGACATCTCTTGTTCCCGTACTTCCTGCCGGCCTTTCTCGTACAGATGAG GTTACCAAGACAGAGACCAGTTCAACGTACACAATGTTTCAGCCAGAGGAATGA
- the LOC108326875 gene encoding AP2-like ethylene-responsive transcription factor At2g41710 isoform X2 → MASSSSDPGKSAETSEAAVPTDQLLLYRGLKKAKKERGCTAKERISKMPPCAAGKRSSIYRGVTRHRWTGRYEAHLWDKSTWNQNQNKKGKQVYLGAYDDEEAAARAYDLAALKYWGPGTLINFPVTDYTRDLEEMQNVSREEYLASLRRKSSGFSRGLSKYRGLSSYICGASSSLLCYTATDFMICRWESSYGRISGSDYFNSMHYGDDSAAESEYVSGFCIERKIDLTSHIKWWGSNKTRHSDSGTRLSSEEKKLGSAGDICSELKQLEQKVQPTEPYQMPQLGRPHNEKKQRSSSVSALRILSQSAAYKSLQEKASKRQENSIDNDENENKNTVNKLDHGKAVEKPSNHDGGSDRLDIAMGMSGTMPLQRNIYPLTPFLSAPLLTAYNTVDPMVDPVLWTSLVPVLPAGLSRTDEVTKTETSSTYTMFQPEE, encoded by the exons ATGGCTTCGTCTTCCTCCGATCCCGGAAAGTCTGCGGAGACGTCGGAAGCGGCGGTGCCAACTGATCAGCTCTTGCTCTACCGAGGATTGAAGAAAGCGAAGAAGGAGAGAGGTTGCACCGCCAAAGAGCGAATCAGCAAAATGCCTCCCTGCGCAGCTGGAAAACGTAGCTCTATATACCGCGGCGTCACCAG GCATAGGTGGACTGGTCGTTATGAAGCTCATCTTTGGGATAAGAGTACGTGGAATCAGAATCAGAATAAGAAGGGAAAACaag TTTACTTGG GGGCATATGATGACGAGGAAGCAGCTGCTAGAGCTTATGATCTTGCTGCTCTCAAATACTGGGGTCCAGGGACTCTCATTAACTTTCCA GTGACTGATTATACAAGAGATCTTGAAGAAATGCAGAATGTGTCGAGAGAAGAGTACCTTGCATCTTTACGGCG GAAGAGCAGTGGTTTTTCTAGAGGACTATCAAAATATCGTGGACTCTCCAG CTATATATGTGGAGCTAGTTCTTCTCTGCTTTGCTACACAGCTACAGATTTTATGATCTG TCGGTGGGAGTCGTCATATGGCCGCATATCTGGATCTGATTACTTCAATAGCATGCATTATG GGGATGATTCAGCAGCAGAAAGTGAATATGTAAGTGGTTTCTGCATAGAAAGAAAGATTGATTTAACAAGTCACATCAAATGGTGGGGATCTAATAAGACTCGACATTCTGACTCTGGGACAAGATTATCATCGGAAGAAAAAAAGCTTGGTTCTGCTGGAGATATTTGCAGTGAGCTAAAGCAATTGGAACAGAAAGTTCAACCTACAGAACCTTATCAGATGCCACAGTTAGGAAGGCCACACAATGAGAAAAAGCAAAGAAGTTCTTCAGTCTCTGCCTTAAGGATTCTTTCTCAATCTGCTGCTTACAAGAGCTTGCAGGAGAAAGCGTCAAAGAGACAGGAAAATAGTATTGATAACGAtgagaatgaaaacaaaaatacagtcaACAAATTGGATCATGGAAAGGCAGTTGAGAAACCATCAAATCATGATGGAGGCAGTGATCGGCTTGACATTGCAATGGGAATGAGTGGGACAATGCCTCTTCAAAGAAATATCTACCCTTTGACGCCATTCTTGTCAGCACCACTTTTGACAGCTTACAATACTGTTGATCCAATGGTAGATCCTGTTCTCTGGACATCTCTTGTTCCCGTACTTCCTGCCGGCCTTTCTCGTACAGATGAG GTTACCAAGACAGAGACCAGTTCAACGTACACAATGTTTCAGCCAGAGGAATGA
- the LOC108326875 gene encoding AP2-like ethylene-responsive transcription factor At2g41710 isoform X5 — protein sequence MVRSWWGQFTWVMMLVADGFWIGAYDDEEAAARAYDLAALKYWGPGTLINFPVTDYTRDLEEMQNVSREEYLASLRRKSSGFSRGLSKYRGLSSYICGASSSLLCYTATDFMICRWESSYGRISGSDYFNSMHYGAGDDSAAESEYVSGFCIERKIDLTSHIKWWGSNKTRHSDSGTRLSSEEKKLGSAGDICSELKQLEQKVQPTEPYQMPQLGRPHNEKKQRSSSVSALRILSQSAAYKSLQEKASKRQENSIDNDENENKNTVNKLDHGKAVEKPSNHDGGSDRLDIAMGMSGTMPLQRNIYPLTPFLSAPLLTAYNTVDPMVDPVLWTSLVPVLPAGLSRTDEVTKTETSSTYTMFQPEE from the exons ATGGTTCGTTCGTGGTGGGGCCAGTTTACTTGG GTAATGATGTTAGTTGCTGATGGATTTTGGATAGGGGCATATGATGACGAGGAAGCAGCTGCTAGAGCTTATGATCTTGCTGCTCTCAAATACTGGGGTCCAGGGACTCTCATTAACTTTCCA GTGACTGATTATACAAGAGATCTTGAAGAAATGCAGAATGTGTCGAGAGAAGAGTACCTTGCATCTTTACGGCG GAAGAGCAGTGGTTTTTCTAGAGGACTATCAAAATATCGTGGACTCTCCAG CTATATATGTGGAGCTAGTTCTTCTCTGCTTTGCTACACAGCTACAGATTTTATGATCTG TCGGTGGGAGTCGTCATATGGCCGCATATCTGGATCTGATTACTTCAATAGCATGCATTATG GTGCAGGGGATGATTCAGCAGCAGAAAGTGAATATGTAAGTGGTTTCTGCATAGAAAGAAAGATTGATTTAACAAGTCACATCAAATGGTGGGGATCTAATAAGACTCGACATTCTGACTCTGGGACAAGATTATCATCGGAAGAAAAAAAGCTTGGTTCTGCTGGAGATATTTGCAGTGAGCTAAAGCAATTGGAACAGAAAGTTCAACCTACAGAACCTTATCAGATGCCACAGTTAGGAAGGCCACACAATGAGAAAAAGCAAAGAAGTTCTTCAGTCTCTGCCTTAAGGATTCTTTCTCAATCTGCTGCTTACAAGAGCTTGCAGGAGAAAGCGTCAAAGAGACAGGAAAATAGTATTGATAACGAtgagaatgaaaacaaaaatacagtcaACAAATTGGATCATGGAAAGGCAGTTGAGAAACCATCAAATCATGATGGAGGCAGTGATCGGCTTGACATTGCAATGGGAATGAGTGGGACAATGCCTCTTCAAAGAAATATCTACCCTTTGACGCCATTCTTGTCAGCACCACTTTTGACAGCTTACAATACTGTTGATCCAATGGTAGATCCTGTTCTCTGGACATCTCTTGTTCCCGTACTTCCTGCCGGCCTTTCTCGTACAGATGAG GTTACCAAGACAGAGACCAGTTCAACGTACACAATGTTTCAGCCAGAGGAATGA